One Saccharomyces kudriavzevii IFO 1802 strain IFO1802 genome assembly, chromosome: 7 DNA segment encodes these proteins:
- the ADH4 gene encoding alcohol dehydrogenase ADH4 (similar to Saccharomyces cerevisiae ADH4 (YGL256W)), with protein sequence MSSVTGFYIPPISFFGEGALEETVDYIKNKDYKKALIVTDPGIAAIGLSGRVQKMLEESGLNVAIYDQTQPNPNVGNVLAGLKVLKQQNSEIVVSIGGGSAHDNAKAIALLATNGGEIGDYEGVNQSKKAALPLFAINTTAGTASEMTRFTIISNEEKKIKMAIIDNNVTPAVAVNDPSTMYGLPPALTAATGLDALTHCIEAFVSTASNPITDACALKGIDLIDESLISAYKNGKDKKARTDMCYAEYLAGMAFNNASLGYVHAIAHQLGGFYHLPHGVCNAVLLPHVQESNMQCPKAKKRLGEIALHLGATKEDPEETIKALHVFNRAMNIPRNLKDLGVKTEDFGILADNAMNDACHLTNPVQFTKEQVIAILRQSYEY encoded by the coding sequence ATGTCTTCCGTTACCGGGTTTTACATTCCACCAATTTCCTTCTTCGGTGAAGGCGCTCTTGAAGAAACCGTTGATTACATCAAGAATAAGGATTACAAGAAGGCTTTGATCGTTACCGATCCTGGTATCGCAGCTATCGGTCTCTCCGGTagagttcaaaaaatgttaGAAGAAAGTGGTTTGAACGTTGCTATCTATGACCAAACTCAGCCAAACCCAAACGTTGGCAACGTCTTGGCCGGTTTGAAGGTTTTGAAGCAACAAAACTCTGAAATTGTTGTTTCTATTGGTGGTGGTTCCGCTCATGATAATGCAAAGGCCATCGCTTTATTAGCTACCAACGGTGGGGAAATTGGCGATTATGAAGGTGTCAACCAATCAAAGAAGGCTGCTCTTCCATTGTTCGCTATCAACACTACTGCTGGTACCGCTTCCGAAATGACCAGATTCACCATTATCTCtaacgaagaaaagaaaattaaaatgGCCATCATTGACAACAACGTCACTCCAGCCGTTGCCGTCAACGATCCATCTACCATGTACGGTTTGCCACCTGCTTTGACTGCTGCCACAGGTCTAGATGCTTTGACTCACTGTATTGAAGCTTTTGTCTCAACTGCATCTAACCCAATTACTGATGCCTGTGCCTTGAAAGGTATTGATTTGATCGATGAAAGTTTGATTAGTGCATACAAAAACGGTAAAGACAAGAAGGCTAGAACTGATATGTGTTACGCCGAATACTTGGCTGGTATGGCTTTCAACAATGCTTCTCTAGGTTACGTTCACGCTATTGCCCATCAACTTGGTGGTTTCTACCACTTGCCTCATGGTGTCTGTAATGCTGTCTTGTTACCTCATGTCCAAGAATCCAACATGCAATGTCCAAAGGCCAAGAAGAGATTAGGTGAAATTGCTTTGCATTTAGGTGCCACTAAAGAAGACCCTGAAGAAACCATCAAAGCTTTGCACGTTTTTAACAGAGCTATGAAcattccaagaaatttgaaggATTTGGGTGTCAAGACCGAAGATTTTGGCATTTTGGCTGACAATGCTATGAACGATGCCTGTCACTTGACCAACCCAGTTCAATTCACCAAAGAACAAGTTATTGCTATTTTGAGGCAATCTTACGAATattaa
- the SKDI07G0060 gene encoding amino acid permease, with product MNSRFQEKDNVNYDVKGIEPAITETESISQEPFSTFSSDNNELTSEGGLNNTWTRFKNSFKRFELEELDPNLTDAEKIAIATARSPLKHTLKKRHLHMIAVGGAIGTGLFVGSGKALRTAGPAGILIGWTVTGSMIYCMVMAVGELAVIFPVSGGFTTYATRFIDESFGFAVNFNYMLQWLVTLPLEIVAASITVNYWGVDPKYRDGFVALFWVVIVSINLFGVKGYGEAEFIFAVIKVITIIGFIIMAVVLICGGGPQGGFIGAKYWHNPGAFVGATPGLKFKGFCTVFITASFSFGGSEVVGIAGSEAENPRKSVPGAAKQVFWRIILFYVICLLLIGMLVPYNDPRLIGASSVDAAASPFVIAVINQGIRGLPSVINVVILISVLSVGNSSIYLCSRTLTALAEQGFLPKIVGYIDRGGRPLVAIGIASAFGLIALIAQSSHEGEIFNWLMALSGLSSLFSWSAICLCHIRFRKALTAQGRTTDELPFVSTVGVWGSYWGIFICILMFIAQFYVGLFPTGTAPNAKDFFMAYLSFPIVIAFYVAHKLWKRNWKLYIKAEDMDIDTGRREVDRDLLKQEVAAERTHLAARSIWYRTWKFWC from the coding sequence gaaaaagataatgTCAACTATGACGTAAAAGGGATCGAACCTGCCATCACTGAGACGGAAAGTATTAGTCAAGAACCATTTTCTACGTTTTCGAGTGATAATAACGAACTTACAAGTGAAGGCGGGTTGAACAATACGTGGACGAGGTTCAAGAATTCGttcaaaagatttgaaCTCGAAGAGCTAGATCCGAATCTAACAGATGCGGAGAAGATTGCTATCGCTACTGCTCGGTCACCATTGAAACatacattgaaaaaaagacattTACATATGATTGCAGTTGGTGGTGCTATTGGTACTGGTCTTTTCGTAGGTAGTGGTAAGGCCCTGAGGACGGCAGGCCCTGCTGGTATCTTGATTGGTTGGACGGTTACAGGAAGTATGATATATTGTATGGTTATGGCAGTTGGTGAATTAGCTGTCATTTTTCCCGTTTCTGGTGGTTTCACCACCTACGCAACTAGATTTATTGATGAGTCCTTCGGTTTTGCCGTTAATTTCAACTATATGTTACAATGGCTAGTCACCTTACCTCTGGAAATTGTCGCGGCCTCCATAACTGTTAATTATTGGGGTGTGGATCCCAAATACCGTGACGGTTTCGTGGCTTTGTTTTGGGTGGTCATTGTTTCGATAAACCTATTTGGTGTGAAAGGTTATGGGGAGGCTGAATTTATCTTTGCTGTTATTAAAGTTATTACCATTATTGGATTCATTATAATGGCAGTCGTCCTGATTTGCGGTGGTGGTCCTCAAGGCGGGTTTATTGGTGCTAAATATTGGCACAACCCTGGAGCCTTTGTAGGTGCTACGCCGGGGctgaaattcaaaggatTTTGTACCGTTTTTATCACagcttcattttcctttggAGGAAGTGAAGTTGTCGGTATAGCGGGCTCTGAGGCTGAAAACCCAAGAAAATCGGTTCCAGGCGCCGCTAAACAAGTTTTCTGGAGAATTATTCTGTTTTACGTCATTTGCTTGTTATTAATTGGTATGTTAGTCCCTTACAATGATCCCCGTCTAATTGGCGCCTCATCAGTGGATGCGGCAGCTTCTCCTTTTGTCATTGCAGTCATTAATCAAGGTATTAGAGGTTTACCGAGCGTCATTAACGTTGTCATACTGATTTCCGTTCTATCTGTTGGTAATTCTTCCATTTATCTTTGTTCTAGAACTTTAACTGCATTAGCTGAACAGGGGTTTCTACCTAAGATCGTTGGATATATTGACCGCGGAGGCAGGCCTCTGGTCGCTATTGGCATCGCCTCTGCCTTCGGCTTGATCGCTCTTATCGCACAGTCCTCTCACGAAGGTGAAATATTCAACTGGCTAATGGCACTATCCGGTTTATCGTCCCTGTTTTCATGGTCTGCTATATGCCTTTGTCACATTCGTTTCAGGAAAGCTTTAACTGCTCAAGGAAGAACTACCGACGAATTGCCATTTGTATCTACAGTTGGAGTTTGGGGTTCTTATTGGGGAATATTCATTTGTATTCTGATGTTTATTGCACAATTCTACGTTGGTCTATTTCCGACAGGAACTGCACCAAACGCaaaagatttcttcatGGCTTATCTTTCATTTCCAATTGTTATAGCATTTTACGTCGCTCACAAACTATGGAAGAGGAACTGGAAACTTTACATTAAAGCTGAAGATATGGATATTGATACTGGTAGGCGAGAAGTCGACAGAGACTTACTGAAGCAAGAAGTGGCCGCCGAAAGAACTCATTTAGCAGCGAGATCAATATGGTATCGAACCTGGAAATTCTGGTGCTAA
- the MNT2 gene encoding alpha-1,3-mannosyltransferase MNT2 (similar to Saccharomyces cerevisiae MNT2 (YGL257C)), with protein MQYCLLGKKRKNRLFTLIMLLTVLLMVYYSVDLSVPVQHSSSDRSNSCDRCLSYYETLEPGWSNDFYDVNQKSLAPAEDVIKLVTRIIIFSKCLQQGGRRNVQRLRNVEKRLFPYINFERLETDETNFWHSHTRWNGEVHHASVMEFDRKGHHFVRSRPINFDTGLSFWENWLQRITQSGSRGIVISASDTQLDETVRLLKVLRYFKNDYPIQIVHNADLSQDSIRLLVKYGRSEDTPEYPAQEIWFSNVRNLLSPKYSNKFATYSNKWLALIFSFFEVPILLDSDTVPFVPIDEFYKLEEFQRTGALFFKDRIISNDLFESSQLDVLKEIIHGCIGLNLTDESDIHEKIEDPTVVQVLENMLIKKHKHHLESGLVVLHKDKHLFSVLISVALQFSPISEYFHGDKDWFWMGELLSNNHFTFHPVDASNIGQFGNVVSKESTGEFYQICSVQLSHTDKDGSLLWLNGGLNVCKKASWEYDYEHSQRLADMFQDAEALRKYYQSPVKLEGIIIPDANISGWVKSGECFMFNYCTLFKEAQFGKAIKFKESEKRRFSEIVRIWNENVF; from the coding sequence ATGCAATATTGTTTGTTaggtaagaaaagaaaaaataggCTCTTCACTTTAATTATGCTGCTGACAGTCCTGCTAATGGTATATTATTCGGTTGACTTGTCCGTACCAGTTCAACATAGTAGTAGTGATAGAAGTAATAGTTGCGATCGTTGCTTGAGTTATTATGAGACTCTCGAGCCTGGGTGGTCGAATGACTTCTACGACgtaaatcaaaaaagtttgGCTCCTGCAGAGGATGTGATTAAACTTGTCACCAggatcatcattttttccaaatgctTGCAGCAGGGTGGTAGGCGTAATGTTCAACGTCTGCgaaatgttgaaaagagGCTGTTTCCGTATATcaactttgaaagattgGAAACAGATGAGACCAACTTTTGGCATTCACATACAAGATGGAATGGTGAAGTTCATCATGCTTCTGTGATGGAGTTTGACCGCAAAGGCCACCATTTTGTTCGTTCTAGACCCATCAATTTTGATACAGGTCTATCTTTTTGGGAAAATTGGTTGCAGAGGATAACTCAAAGTGGTTCAAGAGGGATAGTCATCAGTGCTTCTGACACGCAGTTGGACGAGACTGTAAGGCTATTGAAAGTTTTAcgatatttcaaaaatgattaTCCTATTCAAATTGTTCATAATGCAGACCTGAGTCAAGATTCCATCCGATTGCTTGTTAAATACGGAAGAAGTGAGGATACTCCAGAGTATCCTGCTCAAGAAATATGGTTTTCGAACGTGCGTAACTTGCTAAGTCCGAAATATTCCAACAAATTCGCGACATATTCCAACAAATGGTTGGCATTGATTTTCTCGTTCTTCGAAGTTCCTATTTTGCTGGATTCAGATACTGTGCCATTTGTTCCGATAGACGAGTTTTATAAACTAGAGGAATTTCAAAGGACCGGGGCtttattcttcaaagatcGGATAATATCGAATGACCTCTTTGAATCATCTCAACTGGACGTTCTAAAAGAGATTATTCATGGGTGTATTGGACTTAATTTGACAGATGAGTCTGACATACATGAAAAGATAGAAGATCCGACGGTTGTACAGGTGTTGGAAAACATGCTAATAAAGAAGCACAAGCATCATTTGGAGAGCGGCCTGGTAGTACTGCATAAGGACAAGCATCTCTTCAGTGTGCTTATCTCAGTGGCCTTACAATTTTCTCCAATTTCAGAGTATTTTCATGGTGATAAAGACTGGTTTTGGATGGGCGAGTTATTGTCAAACAACCACTTCACTTTCCACCCGGTGGATGCATCAAATATTGGTCAATTTGGTAATGTCGTTTCAAAGGAAAGCACTGGTGAATTTTACCAGATTTGTTCCGTGCAATTGTCTCACACAGATAAAGACGGATCATTACTATGGCTAAACGGAGGTCTCAATGTCTGTAAAAAGGCCTCATGGGAATATGACTATGAGCATAGCCAGAGACTAGCGGACATGTTCCAAGATGCGGAAGCATTACGCAAATATTACCAATCGCCAGTAAAATTAGAAGGAATTATAATTCCAGACGCTAATATATCAGGATGGGTTAAGTCAGGGGAGTGTTTTATGTTCAACTATTGCACGCTATTTAAGGAAGCACAGTTTGGAAAGGCCATCAAGTTCAAGGAGTCGGAGAAACGCCgattttcagaaattgTTAGAATTTGGAATGAAAATGTATTCTGA
- the VEL1 gene encoding Vel1p (similar to Saccharomyces cerevisiae VEL1 (YGL258W)), with protein MSILNIVTFFSALVSVAIAARFDLTDVTCADLHGPHCGTYVFEVVGQNGTFLGQSTFVGADALTESAGDAWARYLGQETRFLPKLTTIGTNETKNFSPLILTTNLKTCNPQSIGDAMVPFADTVSGEIEFNAWADTAPNGAFVYGLANQLFNSTDYGVQVASCYPNFASVILSTPTVNVFGKDDTLPNYCTSIQLKAVCPPEAGFV; from the coding sequence ATGAGTATTCTAAACATTGTCACCTTCTTTAGCGCCCTAGTTTCTGTCGCAATTGCTGCCAGATTTGATTTGACTGACGTCACTTGTGCTGACTTACATGGACCACACTGTGGTACCTatgtttttgaagttgTCGGACAAAACGGAACATTTTTGGGTCAATCTACGTTTGTTGGTGCTGATGCCTTAACCGAAAGTGCTGGCGATGCTTGGGCAAGATATTTGGGCCAGGAAACCAGATTCCTCCCAAAATTGACCACTATTGGTACTAATGAGACAAAGAACTTCTCTCCGCTCATTTTGACCACCAATTTGAAGACTTGTAATCCTCAATCCATTGGCGATGCTATGGTCCCTTTTGCTGACACTGTTAGCGGTGAAATCGAATTCAATGCTTGGGCAGACACTGCTCCAAACGGTGCTTTCGTATACGGTTTAGCTAACCAGTTGTTCAACTCTACCGATTACGGTGTTCAAGTTGCATCATGTTACCCAAACTTTGCTTCTGTTATTTTGAGCACACCAACCGTTAACGTTTTCGGTAAGGATGATACATTGCCAAACTATTGTACTTCCATCCAATTGAAGGCTGTCTGTCCACCAGAAGCTGGTTTCGTCTAA
- the SKDI07G0070 gene encoding uncharacterized protein, giving the protein MTREEYMYLYDTFQRFTRFDSLPIEATQDLVNSSHGYSNNFVEKSGKIADRNSGSVRSGDSIIAHILNGGYHQYCNVQKRANHD; this is encoded by the coding sequence ATGACACGTGAAGAATATATGTATCTTTACGatacttttcaaaggttCACTCGATTCGACTCATTGCCCATTGAAGCAACCCAAGATTTGGTAAACTCATCACACGGATATAGTAACAATTTTGTCGAAAAGTCTGGAAAGATTGCGGACCGAAATTCAGGATCTGTAAGATCAGGTGACAGCATAATTGCTCATATTTTGAATGGTGGCTACCACCAATATTGTaatgttcaaaagagaGCGAACCACGATTAG